Genomic window (Propionibacteriaceae bacterium ZF39):
CCGGGGGATCGGCATCTGGGTGGGGTTCAGCGCTCTGGTCACGCTGCTGGTCGGGGCGTTGTTCGTGATCATCGTGATGCCCGAAGCACCGTCGTCTGCCATCCCCAGCCGTGGCGCCCCGGCCGCACCGGGATCGAGCCAGACCCCGACGGCGTCCCCCACGCCCAGCCCCACCCCGACGCCGCGGGTGGAACCCGCCGACAGCCCCCTGCAGAAGCTGGGTCTCAGTGCGACCCAGTGTCCGGACTTCACGGTGCGGCGCAGCGCGGTGCCGCGGGACGAGCTTGAGGGCTATCTCAACGAGGTGCTCGACTGCCTGACGCTGACCCACAGGCAGGCTTTCGCCGATGCCGGTCTCACGCTGTCCAGGCCGAGCCTGCATCCCGAAACCGCCATGAACCAGTCGCGCTGCATCACCGACAACACCTCCGACGACTGGGCCGGGCTCTACTGCGGAGCCGACGAGGCTATCTATTTCCGCCCCGACTGGGCCCCCGATGATCCCGTGTTCCTGGTCGATGTGATGGCCCACGAATACGCCCATCATCTGCAGGAGCTGACCGGCATCCTCGCGCCGGTCAGCGAGGATCAGCTGGCCGCCAAGGACGAGCCCAACGGCGAGATCCGGTCCCAGGAGCTGTCCCGCCGGGTCGAGTTGCAGGCCGAATGCGTCGCCGGCGTGCTGACCCGCCCTGCCGGGCCGCTGGGCGTACGCCAGACCGACTTCGATTCGCTCGTCTGGGCTCGCGCGTCCGTGCCGCCCGAGTGGGCTGCCACGCATGGCAGTGGACGCGCCCAGCGGCGCTGGTTCCAGACCGGAGCCGATTCGAAGGGCCCGGAGCACTATCGGCAGTGCAACACCTTCACGGTCCCGGCCGACCAGGTCGAGTGAGCTTCTAGAGCCACTTCGGCAGTGCCGGGAGTTCGCCCGGGCCGAGGACCTTGACGCCGGCGCCGTCACTGCGACCGGTGAGCCAGGCGGCCAGATCGTCGATCATCGCCATCACGCGCAGGCTGTCGCCGTCGCCCTCGATGCGCCAGCTCTCGCCGGTGTTCCGGGAGAGGATCTCCAACGTCGGCGTACCGTCTGTGGCGCGCTTCGCCGTGACGTCGTCCAGCAGGGCGCCGAGGAAGCTCACGGGCAGATCGCCGAACGTCTTCGCACCCAGGTCGACGGTGTGCACCATCACCTCGCGGGCCCGCATCCACGGGATCTCGGTGCCCTGCACCGGGCGGCCGGCATTCGTGCGGATGCCCGCCTCCCACTGCTGCTCGGAAAGCCCCTCGAGCCGGGAGGCAAGCGTGGCCGCGGTCTCGGCGTACCTCTCGCGCAACTCCGCCACCGGCCGCTGCGCACCCGATTCGATGTCGGCGGCGCGCTGATCGTTGGAGGAATACATCGGGGTCTCGATGCCCGTGCGAGCCCACTCGACGAGGTTGCCGAGCGCCTCGGCGTTGTTGGCCAGGTGGGCCAGCAGGTGCTTGCCCGTCCAGCCGGACAGGGCGATCGGCTCGGTGAGTTGCTCATCGCTCAACTCGGCGAGCGCTGCGGTGAACATCTCGGTGCCCTGGTTCATCCAGCCCAGGGACATCTCCAGCGTGCGCATCGTGCCTCCTCGTGTGCTGGTCCGACCCTACTCAGCCGGGGGCAGTGATGCATTCGGCCAGCGCTGCTTGCTGTAGTGCTGGTGGGCCAGCATGCGCAGGGCATTGAAGTATGCAGCTCCGAGAACGGTGCCGACGACCGCGCCGGAGATCGTCCCTTCCAGGTCGGGCAGGCCTGCGATCCACGCCAGGTCATGGCGGGCGACGGCGTCGGCGTGCTCGGCGTACGCCGACCAGTCGGCCACGAAGTCGATCCCGGCGGCGTTGCGAGCGGTGACCAGCAGGTCGCGGAGGTGTTGGGCTGCGGCGCTGTCGGCGTACACCTCCCAGCCCATGTTTTGCACCAGTTCCTCGTAGCGCTCCCGCGACCACTGGTCCTCCGCGCCGATCGGTTCGACCATCGCGTCCTGTGCGGTCGCGAGCGCAGCGATCGGCCCCTCCTCCATCGCATCCAGGACCGCCCGCGCCGACGCGACCGACAGTCCACCGACATCGATCAGCGCGCGGGTCAGGCGCAGCCGCCGCACATGCTCGTCCGAATAGCGCGCCTGGTTGGGGCTGGTGCGTTCGCCAGGCGGCAGCAGGCCCTCGCGGAGATAGAACTTGATCGTCGCGACCGGGAGGCCCGATTCGCGGCTCAGTTCCGCCATGCGCATGTCGGGGTCCTTTCGGGGTTGCCGCATTGGATAGATAAACGTACTATCTATTTATAGGGAGTGCGACTATCTATTTGAAGGGTGACCGCCATGGCCGAGGATTTCGTCCGGATCGGGGATGTCGAGCGGGAGCAGGCTGCGCAGGCGCTGGCGGAGCATTACGCCGCCGGCCGACTGACGCGGGAGGAGCTGGACCAGCGCACTGCCGTGGTCCTGCGCGCCCGCAACGGCGTGGACCTGCAGGAGGTGCTGGCGGACCTGCCGGCCATCACGCCGAGCCGCGGTCTTGCGACCCGCCGGAGTGACCAGGCACCGGCCCGCAAGGCGCGGACGCTGTGGCGCTCGGTGGCACTGGCGCCGTGGGCCGTCTTCGCCGTCTTCTTCGTGATGATCTGGCTGTTCACCGGGGCCGGATATTTCTGGCCCGTCTGGCCGATCATGGGCTGGGGCATCGCGGTCGCCATCGGCGGCGTCCTCGCCCACACCGTCCCCGAGGTCTATCTGGAGCGGCAGCGCGAACGAGGGCGGCATCGGCCGCTGGGGGTCTAGCCGTACGCTCCTGGGGTGGCCACCACCGATCTCCACGACGCACTCCAGGATCTTTCGGAGCTCGTCGAGCGCCGGCTGGTGCTGACGGATGAGCGGCTGCGCGTGGTGGCGTACTCGATCCATGAAACCGAGGTCGATCGCGCCCGCCTGTCGATGACCCTGACCCACAGCGATGCGTGGACGGCACCTCGAGCCGGGTCGCGTCCGGTGGTCCGGGAGATCGCCGGGATCGGGCGCGTGCTGTTCACGCCGTTGCGCGACCATCGGCATCGCGTGGGGTTCCTTTTGTTGACGCTGGAGCCGGGCGAGCGCGAGCTGCCCGCGGCCGCGTCCGCTGTGCTCGATGAACATGCCGGCGAACTTGGGCTGATGCTGTCGCTGCGGAGTTTGTATGCCGAGCGCGATCGCAACCGCACCCGCCTCCTGCTCACCGACCTGATCGGCTCCGACCCCTCGGCCAGGGCCAGCGCTGCGGGCACGCTCATCGACGAAGGGCTTCTGGGTGCGGCCCGGCAGTATTCGGCGGTCGCGCTGGGGCCGGATCCGGCACACCCGGCGTACGATCCCGCCCTCGCCGACACCATCGCCCGCCTCGCGGTCGAGGCCATCATCGAGTTCGTCGGCCGCACGTCGACCGCGTCGGTGGCCGGAACGGGCATCGGCGACGGTTTCGGCATACTCGTGTTCCCACGTCCGGTCGTGGCCGAGCGGCTGGAGCGGATCCTGGATCGGTCCGAGTACGCCCCCGTCCGCGCGGGGCTGGGTCCGCTCGTGGGTTCACTCACCGAGATCGGCGGATCGTTCGCGCGGGCGCGGGATGCCTGGCGCGTGGGGTGCGCCACCCGTGCGCCGGGGCGAGCGCTGGCCTGGACCGAACTCGGGCTCGATCGCCTGCTGGTCCGCCTGCCGCTCGATGAGCTCACGCTGGCCGACCTGCCCGTGAGCGTACGCAAGCTGCTCGAGGCCGGGCTCGGCGACGACATGCTCGGGACGTTGGAGGCCTATCTCGCTCTCGGCGGTGACGCCGCCGCGACCGCACGGGCCCTCCACATTCATCGGTCGACGCTCTATTACCGGCTCGATCGGATCCGCGCCGTGGGCGACCTGAACCTGGCCGATGGCGTACTCCGGCGGGAACTGCACACCGGCCTGCGCATCGCGGAGCTCGCTGGACTCCGACAGTCTGTCTGATCTGGGCGATTGATTTTCCGGTGGTTTGCTCCACGACGCGACACAGTGCCGGGTTCTAGGGTTGGGTCAAGCAAGCACTCAAGGGGGAGGACACCCATGAAGGATCTTCGGGTCGCCATCGTCGGTGGCGGGATCGGCGGGCTCACGCTCGCGCTGGCGCTGCGCCAGAAGGGCATCGATTCCACGATCTATGAGCAGGCCGACGAACTGCGCGAAGTCGGTGCGGCGGTGGCGCTGTCGGCGAATGCCACGCGGTTCTACACGGGCCGGCTGGAGCTGGGCGACGCGATCTCCAAGGTTTGGTACGAAGTCCAGGCCCTCATCTATCGCGATGCCCGCGATGGCGAGAAGATCGCGGAGATGCGGTTCGACTACAAGGGTCGCTATGGCGCGCCCTATGTCGGCATTCACCGCGCGGACCTCCAGGTCGTGCTGTCGCAGGCCGTCGGGCTGGACAAGATCGAGCTGAGCAAGCGCCTGGTCGGCATCGATGATTCGGGCAACGAGGCCGTCCTGACCTTTGCCGATGGCTCGTCCGCGACGGCCGATCTGGTGATCGGTGCGGATGGCGCCCGGTCGACGGTACGCCGGCTGCTGCTGGGCTATGACGATGCCTACTACTCGGGGGCGTACGCGTTCCGCGGAGTGGTGACGCCCGACAAGATGCCCTCGATGCCCGACCCCGAGGCAATCCAGTTCTGGATGATGCCGGGCCAGCACTGCCTGCACTATCCGATCGGCGCCAACGGCGACCACAACTTCTTCCTCGTCGAGCGCAACGGCCTGCCGTGGGAGGAGAAGGGCTGGATCGCCCCGTCCAACGACGAGGAGAAGCTCGCCCGCTGGCACGACAAGCACCCGGCGATCGTCGAGATGATCTCTGCCGTCTCGTGTGGCGAGCGCTGGGCGCTCTTCCACCGTCCGCCGCTGGGTCGCTGGTCGAAGGGGCGTGTGACGCTGATCGGTGACGCGGCGCATGCCTTGGTGCCGCACCATGGCCAGGGTGCGAACACGTCGATCGAGGACGCGATCGTGCTGGCGGATCAGCTCGGTTCCAACACCGACCTGGATGCCGCGCGCGCCGAGTTCGAGCGGCTGCGCCGCGGGCGTACGCGGAAGATCCAGTTCGCCTCCATCACCAACGCCGATGTCCTGCACCTGCCCGACGGCCCCCGGGCCGACGAGCGGAACGCCCGACTCGCCGCTCCCGACGCCTGGGATCGGCATCTCGACTGGATCCACTCATTCAAGGCCGACGAGGAGGAACCCACCGACGCCCAGGGCGGCACCTGGCTCTGACGTCGAGGTCCCTATCCGCGATCGGGAGCCGGCCAGCCGACGGGCAGTCTGCGGGTTCTGGAATCGGTGAGTCCCGCACGAGCCCAGGCGATCACCGAGGCCAGGTCCACCCCGTGGCGAGTGGCGATGTCCTCAGTGGCCGCCAGCCGCTGCGCAGCCCGCTCGATCAGGCGCCCGGCACCGATCGCATTGCCACGCTCGGCATGGGTGATGCCCACGCACAGTTGGGCCAGGCCCTGCCAGAAGTCCCGATCGGCGTCGGGCGCAGCCTTCCACACCGCTTCGAGCACCTCGTGTGCCCCGAACGGCCGGCCCTGCAGCAGCAGGTCCCGGGCCAGCGCCAACGCCCGATCTGGCGGCAGCGCCTCCTCCGGCACCGGCTCCACCCCTGGCGTACCCCACGGCAACGGCCGCCCCAGCCTGTCCCGAGGACGTTGGCGACCGCGGTCAGCTCCCATAACGGGTCTTCGCGTTCGGGTCAGCGCGGCCAGGTCAGGATGCCGCCCTGGAAGCGCTGCTCCCAGCCCCGGGGAGTGACGAGTTCGTCCGTGATGGGGTACGCCAGCCGTCCGCGCTCATAGCCCTGGGAGGCGTACTGGTCGAGGATCTCACCCCACACCGGATGCGCCCCCGAGCGCGGGCTCCAGTAGATGAGGCCGTTCTGGAACCGCTGGGCGCATCCGCCGTCGCGGAGTCCGCAGAACTCGTCGGAGGTCGGGTACGCCAGCTGGCCGGTCTCCCAGCCCTTGTCGGCGTACTTGCCGGCGATCGCACCCCACACAGAATGGGCACCGGTCGCCGGGGTCCAGTAGATGTAGCCGCCCTGGAACCGCTGGCCACAGCCACCGTCACGGAGGCCGCAGAACTCGCCGGACGTCGGATAGCCGAGGGCGCTGTTCTCCCAGCCCTTCTTGGCGTACTTGCCGGCGATCGCACCCCACACCGTCTGGACCCCGCTGGTCGGGGACCAATAGATGTATCCGTTCTGGAACCGCTGCCCACAGCCCCCACCGCGCAGACCGCAGAACTCACCCGACGTCGGATAGCCCAGCGTGCTGTTCTCGTAACCCACCTCGGCGTACTTCCTGCCGATCTCGCCCCACACCGGGTGCGCACCGCTCGCCGGCGACCAGAGGATCAGTCCGCCCTCGAAACGCTGGCCGCAGCCATCGGCCCGCAGGCCACAGAAGGTGCGGGCATCGTCCCGGGCGGTGTCGCCGAGGCGACCCCGGAGGCCGCCGAGGGCGGTCCATTCCCGGCTGATGGCCAGGCGGCCGGTGGGCCGTGGATTCTGTCCGTTGGTGACCCGGACGTAGTCCACGACCATGGTGGAATCCCGGCCGGAGTCGGCGTTGAACGGGCCACCGAAGTTGCCGCCGACGGCGACGTTGAGGATCAGGTAGTTGGGTTGGCTGGACCGCCAATCACTGCCCATGTTGGCGCGCGTGACCTCGTGGTGGAGCCGGCCGTCGAAGAAGTACTGGATGGTGTCGGGAGTCCACTCCATGGCATAGGTGTGGAAATCATCGCCGAGCGGCTCGCCCTGGTCGGTCCAGCCGTCGATCATCCGCAGATCGTTCCAGGCGTTGCCGCCGAAGACATTGGACAGGGTGGAATCCGGCCGCCAGGACGCACCTTCGAAGATGTCCAGCTCACCGGACTGCGGCCACGGACCCTCGGTGCCCAGCGCCCAGAAGGCGGGCCACATGCCGGCACCCTGGGGGGCCTTCAGTCGGGCCTCGGCCCGGCCGTACTGGAAATCGAACTTGTCCTTGGTGGTCAGGCGGGCCGAGGTCCACTGGGTTTCCCAGTTGTGGGAGTTGCCCGGGTCATCGCCGTACTGCTGGGTCGCGCCGGGTGCCTCGTACTTCGCCTGGATGATCAGGTTGCCCTGACCGTCCAGCCAGGAGTTGTTCCGCGAGTCGGTGTAGAACTGCTTCTCCCAGTTCCCCCAACCCTCGAAACCGCGGCCGGTCTCGAAGCCCCACACCTCGGGGTCGGGCGCCGATCCGGCGGCACCGTCGAAGTCGTCGATGAGGATGCCCGGGCCCACCTGCGCGGCTCTGGCCTCGGCCGTCGGCTCAGCCGCGGGCCGGACGGTCGCGGCTGGTGATGCACTTGACGTCGTAGTCGGAGAAGCGGTCGGGGCGGCGATGGCGGGCTGCGCGATCAGCGTCATGGCCAATGCGACCAATGAGCTGCCCGCCGCCAGCCGGCGCTTGGAACGGGCCTGCATGGATCCCCCTGAGATGTGTGAGCCGAGCCCGCTGAGGGCTGGCATTGTGCAACCCCAGTGGATCACTTTGGCCTCACCAGTCACACCAGCCACGTGAAGGAGTTGTCGATTTGTAACTAGAAGGGAAACCCCCGGAAAAAAAGAAACCATCTGCGCTGGTAGCAGATGGTTTGGAATGGTGCGCCTAACTGGACTTGAACCAGTATCGGCACTTACCAACGGTCACTGTTCGGTTGCCTATCGTACCGGCCCCTGACTAGGTGTTTAACTGCATTCTATCGGTTCCGGGACTTGGTATCAAGCGGAAACGTGCGGCACGTTTAGGCCTGTTATATTGCATACATGTCACACGCTGGCCGGTCCCGACGGGGTTTCGGGCGCATCCGGGAGCTGCCGTCGGGCAAATTCCAGGCCGCCTACATGGGCCCGGACGCGCGGCTCCACAAGGCTCCGACGACGTTCTCCGCGAAGTACATGGCTGAGGGCTGGATCGATGCTGAACGCCGGCTTATCGAGCGCGACGACTGGACTCCCCCGGCTGCCCGTGCGTCAGCGAAACACACCCGCGGCCGCACCCTCGACGACTACGTCACCGATTGGCTCACCCGGCGCGACCTGAAACCACGGACCCGGGACCACTATCAGCGGCTGCTCGATCAGCGCATCCTGCCCGGGCTGGGTGACCTCACGTTGAAGGCGATCACGCCCTCGACGGTCCGGGCCTGGCACGAAAAGCAGGACTCGAAGACCCCGACGATGAACGCCCACGCCTATGCGCTGCTGCGGACTGTGCTCGGGTCGGCGCTCGACGAAGAACTGATCACGGCGAACCCGTGTCGGATCCGGGGCGCGGGGCAGGCGAAACGTCGCCACAAGATCGAGCCGGCTTCGCTGGAGGAACTTGCGACGATCGTGGAAAACATGCCGGACCATCACAAGCTCGCGGTGCTGCTCGCGGCCTGGTGCGCGCTGAGGTTCGGGGAGCTCGCCGAACTGCGCCGGCGCGACATCGACCTGACGAACGGGATCATCAAGGTCCGTCGCGGCGTCGTCCAGCTGCCGGGTGAACGGATCATCGGCGATCCGAAATCGGAGGCCGGGTCGCGGAACGTCGCGATCCCTCCCCATCTGCTCGACCTGGTGCGCCGACACTTGGCCGAGCATGCCGAACCGGGTAGGGCCGGGCTCGTGTTCCCGGCAGCCGGTGGCGGACACCTGGCCCCGTCGACGCTGAACGGGGTAGCTCCGCGTGAGGTGAAACGGTCGGGCCGGCTCATCAAGGTCATTCCCGGCCGCGGGTTCTACGGTGCCCGGGCGGCTGCTGGCCGGACTGATCTGCGGTTCCACGACCTGCGGCACACGGGCGCGGTGCTGGCGGCCCAGACCGGCGCCACGCTCGCGGAGCTCATGTCGCGGCTCGGGCACTCGACCCCGGCCGCTGCGCTGATCTACCAACACGCGGCTCGGGACCGGGACGCACACATCGCGGCTCAACTGTCGGCTATGGCCGGCTGGACGGAGGAGGATCGTCGTGGCCGGAAATAGCAACGTCGCGCGTGGCGTCGATGGGGTTTCGCCCAGCGAAATGTGGCTGTTGGGTTCGGACGGTGTACGGACGTTGGTTCGGCTCGTCCGGTGCGGGGCCCAGCTCGCCGACGGTGACGGGCGGAAGGCCTGCGGGCAGGTGCTGGCGCGGATCTTCCATGTCGATCCTGGTCCGGGGCGCGGTTTCTTGTACGTGATCGCGCAACGGGAGGTCGACGGCGGGCCTCCGCCTGTGCTGAACCACCGCCTGGGTCCGCTTACTCGTGTGCCTGACCTGCCCAGCTTGGCTGTCCCGGTCGAGTTCGTGATGGATTGCACGGTGCACGGCGGGCAGGTCGTGGCCGCCTCGCGTCTAGTCGAGAAGATCCCGAACCTGCCGGCGGCTCTGCTGGATTCGCGGCGGGGCCGAGACGTGCGGTCGATCTATTTAGCGGCCCCGGCTAGCGGAGCTTCCTGAACGTTCGTATACTCGGGTTTGACGTTGGCGCGGGGTGAATGCCCCACTGCTGCGGGTCGCGCGCCGCAGACCTTCTTGTTTGAGAGGTCTGCGTTGCTATGCGCAAATCGAAGAATCAACGGTACGGCTCCCCCGTGTTCGTGGCGGAGTACCTCGACTGCACCGAGCGCACGGTGCGGAACCTGATCGCGGCCGGCAAGCTGACCGGCTATCGCCTCGGTAATCGCTCGATCCGGATCGACCTCGACGAGGTCGACGCCTACCTTCGTCGTGCCCATGACGGCGGTGATCGTGTTGCGGCTGCCTGAAAAGAATGGCCGCCTCGGGGGCGAATCCGAGGCGGCGCAAAACGACCTGTTGGGGTGCGGGTCACTGGCAATTCTAGGTGTAGGTCGTGCGCGGTTTCTACTGCGTTTGTCCTGGCTCGCGGGGGCGTTGTGAATGGCCGGGCGGATCCGCGGCCGTTGGTCGTTGACGGGCATCGGCCGTCGGTTGCGTGGGTGGCTGGGTTGCCTCGGGATTGGACGTCGGCGCGGGAGCGGCTCGTGTTGACGGTGCTCGCATGTGACGCGTTCGAGGACGTTTCTGCGCCTGGTGGTGACGATCTGGCCGCGTGGTGCGGCATGTTCCGGGGCGACCTGTATGCGGTGCTGGCCGGGCTGCAGGTGCCGACTGATCGGCGTCCTGCGCTGCTCGAACGGCTCGACTCGAAGGGTCGGGTTGTGGCTCCTGGTGCGCGTGCTGGTGGGCGTCGGACGCAGTACCGGCTCCGCGTTGAACTGTCCGGGGAATCCCGGACGGATCGGGGCTCTGCTCTGTCCGGGGAATCCCGGACTGTTGGACCGTCCGGGGAATCCCGGACTATCGGTGCGGTAACTCTGTCCGGGCTAACAGTCCGGGCTAACTGTCCGGGGAATCCCGGACACGCCCTTCCCTTCCCTCCTAACTCATCATCATCTGTACCTCCAGACCGCGCGCGGGACGTCGGCGCGGACTCGCGGACGCTCGACCTGGTCAACCGTGACGGCGGCATGCGGGAGGTCGGATGATCACGCCTGCGATGGTTGCTGCTGTTGCCGAGGTCGTCGTCCTCGAGCGTGACTGCCGGCACCCGGACCTGCCGTGGCAAGCGCCCGGTGTGGTCTCCGCGGTGCGGGACCTGGTCGAGGCCGGCTTGGGTGTCGTGTCGATCGTGGCGGCTGGTGTTGCTGCTGCGGCCGACGAGTCCGCGCGGACGCCGATCGCCATGACCTGGGCGAAGTACCGGCCCGCCGCTGCGGCCGGCTCCGGCGAGGCCTCCGCGGCTGATCACGGGCCCCGGTGCAACTCCTGCGGGCGGACTCAGACCCGGCACGACGCTGCCGAGGCGAAACTGCCCGTCGAGCTCCGGCACCCGTTCGCACCCGAACGGAGGGTGTTTCGTGGCTGACGAACGTGCAGCGCGCGCTGCGCTTGACTCCGCGATTCTCGCGCTGGCCGGTGACCGTCGGTCCACGCCGTGCACGGCTGCGGATCGTGGGCTCTGGACTTCTCGGGCGACCGAGGACCGGGAGGCGGCCGCCTGGCGCTGCGGACCGTGCCCGATCCTTGCCGCCTGCGCGGCTGTCGGCGATTTCGAGCCCTTCGGCGTCTGGGGTGGCGTCGACCGCTCGCCCCGGATCGGCCGACCACCCCGGGAGGTCGCCGCATGACGTCCCGGCTTTTGGCGGCTCTGTCCGCCTCCATGACCGAACCCGCCAACCATCGGGCTGCCGCCGTGGCGGCCCATCCTGAAAGGGAATTGACTATGACGACTTATCCTCCTGCCCGGCCGGGCTCTGAGCTGACTCCCGGCCAGGTGCATTACCTGCTGAAGAATCCCAATCTGGTCACTCGCCGGCTGGCGGACCTCCTCGAGCGGAAGTTCCTTGTCGACTTCCTGCTCGCTGGCCGGCTGCAGGCCGACGGCGGCGCTGTCGTGTTCGAACGTGGCTATCCGACCGTCGACGGCGCCCCGGAGGTGATCGCGGCCGGTGGTGAATATCCGCTGGCGCTGGTGAAGGCCGACGCGTCCTATGTCGAGACGAAGAAGTGGGGCCTCGCGTCGATCGTGACCGACGAGGCGATCTCGCGGATGCAGATCGATCCGGTTGACCGGGCGCTGACCGCGATCGCGGCCGAAATCCTGCGCACGACCGACGCGGTCGGCCTGGGCATCATCACCTCGCTGGTGACCGGCTCGCTGGACGTGACCTCGATCGGCGCGTGGACTGCTGCGGACGCCATCGTCCGCGGCGTGCTCACGGCGAAGGCCGAGGCCGAAGAGGCCGACGAGGGCGTGAACTTCGACGCGATCGTGCTGCGGCCGCGGGCCTACGCGGCCGTCATGGCGTACCTCGTCGCCGGCGACATTTTCCCGCGCGAGGCAGCCGGGAACCCGCTCACGAACGGGTCCGTGCCGAAGTTCCTCGGGCTGGACTGGGTGAGCTCGCCCTACGCTGCTGCCGATCCGCTGCTGGTCGACCGGGACCGGCTCGGCGCGGTCGCGTTCGAGAAGCTCGGCGGCGGCTACACGACCGGCACGGCGGGCGTGGAAGCGAAAACCTACCGGAACGAGGGCACGGACGCTTGGACGCTGCAGGGCCGGCGCGTCTCCGCGGCGGTCGTGCTCGACCCGGGCGCGGGCCTGGTCCTGACCGGAACGGGGCTGTGATGCTGACCGGGGACGAACGGTCGGAGTGGGAAACGATCGAGTACGAACTCCGGCGCGACCCGGACACCGCGAACGATGGGGACCTGGTCTATGCCGCGGTTTGGGGTGCGGACGACCTCGACCGTGCCGCTCGTCGCGCTGCGCTGCAGGCCTCGATCCGGCAACCCACCAAGGCTGAACTGGCCGCACTGATGGGGGGCGACGATGCCTAGGCATCCCGAGTTTCGCGTCCTGCTGACTCCGGCCGAACAGGCCTGGCTCCACGACAAGGAGGTCACCGCGATGACCATGCTTCACGGGCCGAAGCCTGAACGGACCACACCCGGCTACGCGGTCACCGTGCCGAAGGCTGCGCAGGACGTCCGGTTCCCGAACGGCCGGCGTGGCCTGGTCTCCCGGCGTCTGCCGAACGGGCAGGTTGTCACCGAACCCGCTCCGCTGGCGCAGGACCCGGCCCCGGCCGAACCTGCACCCTCGGAGGCTGATCCGTTCGAGGACGCCTGCGTCGAGGCCGAGGCGCTCCTGTCGGCTGCGCTCGCGGCGTTCGACAAGGACGGCGACACCGACGCCCTGGTCGCCGACGTCACCGACGCGCGCGACGTCCTGGCGGATGCCCTCGCCGATCAACCGGCCGAGGACACCGCTGCATCGAACCGACGCGCACGGGCCTACTCCCGGGCCACCCTGCGGCGCGCGAACCGGCGCACCGCACGGGGCGACCTGTATTCGAGGGCCTGGCCCACTGGACCGGCCGCCTGAGCGGCCCCCTGGCGCGTCAACGCCACCGCTGCAGCCCCCTTCCAAGCCGCGGCGGACCGATGGGCGGTGAGCGGCTCCGATACTCGATGAAGCCGCGCCCGTAGCTGCCCAGCGCGCCACCCGGCCGGCCGCACACGCTGCGGCCGGCCGGCACCCCGAACGGGTGCCGGTGCGTGAACTCTGACCGGTTCAACCAGGGAAGGCTCGCACTATGGCCGACGAGAACCCGGCCGCGGGCCTGCGCACCGGCACCACCCCGACACAACCGACGGTCCTGCAACTCGACACGCCACGACGACGGCCGACGCGGAGGCGAATAATCTTCGACGCGGGCAAGGCTGGCCTAGTAGCCCGGTACCTGTCCGTTTCCCCCCCAACCCCTGCCCCCGGGTCGCGCGCGCGTGAAAGGTCTACGTTTCCGGGCCCGCTTATTTGGTTATGGGTGTCCGCGGTCCGCTGGGGTCGTGGCTGATCGCGGCTCATCCGACTAGGCGTCGGAGGTCGCTGCTCGGGATCTGGACGTAACGCTGCGTGGTGTTTGGGTCGACGTGGCCGAGGAGCTGCTGGACGGCGAGGACGTTGCGGTCGACGGCGTAGGCGCGGGTTGCGA
Coding sequences:
- a CDS encoding family 16 glycosylhydrolase, which translates into the protein MQARSKRRLAAGSSLVALAMTLIAQPAIAAPTASPTTTSSASPAATVRPAAEPTAEARAAQVGPGILIDDFDGAAGSAPDPEVWGFETGRGFEGWGNWEKQFYTDSRNNSWLDGQGNLIIQAKYEAPGATQQYGDDPGNSHNWETQWTSARLTTKDKFDFQYGRAEARLKAPQGAGMWPAFWALGTEGPWPQSGELDIFEGASWRPDSTLSNVFGGNAWNDLRMIDGWTDQGEPLGDDFHTYAMEWTPDTIQYFFDGRLHHEVTRANMGSDWRSSQPNYLILNVAVGGNFGGPFNADSGRDSTMVVDYVRVTNGQNPRPTGRLAISREWTALGGLRGRLGDTARDDARTFCGLRADGCGQRFEGGLILWSPASGAHPVWGEIGRKYAEVGYENSTLGYPTSGEFCGLRGGGCGQRFQNGYIYWSPTSGVQTVWGAIAGKYAKKGWENSALGYPTSGEFCGLRDGGCGQRFQGGYIYWTPATGAHSVWGAIAGKYADKGWETGQLAYPTSDEFCGLRDGGCAQRFQNGLIYWSPRSGAHPVWGEILDQYASQGYERGRLAYPITDELVTPRGWEQRFQGGILTWPR
- a CDS encoding site-specific integrase, producing MSHAGRSRRGFGRIRELPSGKFQAAYMGPDARLHKAPTTFSAKYMAEGWIDAERRLIERDDWTPPAARASAKHTRGRTLDDYVTDWLTRRDLKPRTRDHYQRLLDQRILPGLGDLTLKAITPSTVRAWHEKQDSKTPTMNAHAYALLRTVLGSALDEELITANPCRIRGAGQAKRRHKIEPASLEELATIVENMPDHHKLAVLLAAWCALRFGELAELRRRDIDLTNGIIKVRRGVVQLPGERIIGDPKSEAGSRNVAIPPHLLDLVRRHLAEHAEPGRAGLVFPAAGGGHLAPSTLNGVAPREVKRSGRLIKVIPGRGFYGARAAAGRTDLRFHDLRHTGAVLAAQTGATLAELMSRLGHSTPAAALIYQHAARDRDAHIAAQLSAMAGWTEEDRRGRK
- a CDS encoding helix-turn-helix domain-containing protein, whose translation is MRKSKNQRYGSPVFVAEYLDCTERTVRNLIAAGKLTGYRLGNRSIRIDLDEVDAYLRRAHDGGDRVAAA
- a CDS encoding WhiB family transcriptional regulator, translated to MADERAARAALDSAILALAGDRRSTPCTAADRGLWTSRATEDREAAAWRCGPCPILAACAAVGDFEPFGVWGGVDRSPRIGRPPREVAA